The following coding sequences lie in one Stenotrophomonas rhizophila genomic window:
- a CDS encoding ESPR-type extended signal peptide-containing protein: MNRIYRKVWNKALGQMVVASELATSQSAGVVIDQRRSTDTRASSLLSGAIALTLGLGMAGLAPAALAQSVEVGGNANCVVLNSKILDSCVVDGSASATGSNAVAIGSNSTASANNSVALGAGSKANRVNTVSVGDAGKERQVTNVAAGTAATDAVNKAQLDKVAVAAEGATRYFKADGAGNNSDAATIDGDGALAAGAGANAEGDGATAVGQGSQALANATTATGSQAIAAGLGASAFGQNTLAFGDASTAVGQSAAAFGLGDVALGAHALAASENGAATAIGGLAEASADGATAIGGGALAIGAGSTSLGRGAGSGGEASVAVGAFSVAVADFSAALGSNSAAVAVGSVALGAGSYADRIDTVSVGNGETGLRRQITNVADGTDANDAVNKSQLDAVGEVAATTSKYFQATGSDDSDAGAYADGDNATAIGEASNALGNGATALGSGATAVAQNATAVGFNAVATGQNSAAFGNNAQANGPGSVAVGGAAVDADGNPLITNGGVPVDTGATSAGVGGTAVGASAEASGFASSSYGVGAYAGGAQSSAFGAVSNAIGDYSTAVGTQSVATGNSSTAIGGPADLLPGLGFFVQTQASGEAATAVGAGAIASGDYATANGTLTEASGTEATAVGYFAYAPGEGATALGAETWASGELSTAVGFYATARGANSVALGANSTATRANTVSVGDVGNERQITHVAAGTDATDAVNKAQLDGVAQVANVTASRFKANGSDDSDVGAFADGDGALAAGEASNALGAGAAALGNGANALGDDTVAVGRNVSANGNGSVAIGGLGQAYDEFNQPLVDADGNAVKVGTTAAQDAVAVGAGALATGTTSNAFGSGAQATGNNSLAAGYKARATGDYSVAQGDNAFASGEETTATGAYAWATEDGATAFGASAWATAANGTAVGQSAWASGTGSTSIGYNSWARGSSATALGRGAFGYGDNSVAVGFQALGNSINTIAIGTNVVAGGESAIGIGAGSNASASNAVALGAGSVADRAYTVSVGSSTRQRQVTNVAAGTQGTDAVNLDQLTDATAQFQASGDGVAVAAGEESVAAGSNAATDGDYATAVGSASFAAGSGATALGSGAFALADNASAVGFNALASGANAIAVGANAQASGEYATATGAESEASGEQSTATGAASVASGAGSFAGGALSDAAGEESVALGYYSSASGQGATAVGAESVVSGTLSAGYGFGSEATAGYTTAIGGLAVASAFNATALGSFAQATGSNSVAVGGDAEASGAYSTATGQGSLATGTNSVAVGGSLFGLLATEASGNYSTAVGGGAWSPGVNSTALGNAATSSGENSVALGADSIADRDDSVSVGSADAQRQITNVAAGTEGTDAVNLNQLNAVAAAGEATSKYFQASGSDNSDAGAYVEGDDALAAGEAANAIGDGATALGAGANALAASSTAVGTNALASADGAAAVGSNAQATGENSVALGSNASASEIGASAVGGGAIASGAYATANGFESSASGQQATATGFRSTASDAGASAFGSYSEATGRLSNALGYGAIASNALATAVGTSATASGASSVALGESSEATGDESVAIGGSTFFGLLPARASGTGAAAFGAGAWATDDYATAIGWNSWADAANSTALGANAIAEGVNSVALGAGSSAERDNTVSVGTATAQRQITNVADGTEGTDAVNVNQLSAVAEVAEQTNRQFKASGSGNGDDVGAYVDGAYATAAGEAANAFGTGASAYGSGALASGRNASASGFNASATADSATAIGGALYYEDANGNVILDKATSASGTGATALGAGAQATGVFSTASGAGATSAGLQSAAFGYSAEAGSDYSTAVGAFSAASGVRTTALGYGAEASGDYASALGWGSTASGAYANAIGYASQASGANSVAAGSNAWATAAQTTAVGQLAWATSAGSTAIGQDSYAYSGLNATAVGKSSSASGAGSVALGAGARTSEANVVSVGGGNGTTGPATRRITNVGAAVNANDAVNKAQLDSVAATADAVGKHFQASGTGVATASGSDALAAGSGAAASGNRSSALGAASVASATGATAIGADASARGDNSTVIGRSASTNATNGVAIGNGAFASNGAGSIAIGAGAGVSGAGSVALGAGARAVEANVVSVGGGNGTDGPATRRIVNVAAGRIAAGSTDAVTGGQLNTTNQRVGAVETRVGDIDERIGSVETVTANALSYDDASRDKVTLSGVQGTVLDNVGSGSIASGSRQAINGGQLFQSLSDAASFLGGGASVGMQGVFVAPNYVIQGTTYNNVGDALGALDRKVSDLDQRVAGSSNARARSAAAPSANVASASLATADERVATASVQGTPTAASAGGAQVANAPVAAAPTAVNAVAMGDGAVASGASATAIGQGATATAANSVALGQGSVADRADTVSVGSVGNERQVANVAAGTQATDAVNKGQLDGGIATANSYTDQRFGAMADSFDIYKGEIDQRLRHQDRRIDRQGAMSAAMLNMATSAAGVRTQNRVGVGVGYQGGESALSLGYQRALSERATVTIGGAFSSDDSSVGVGAGFGW, encoded by the coding sequence ATGAATCGGATTTATCGCAAGGTCTGGAACAAAGCACTGGGGCAGATGGTTGTCGCCTCGGAATTGGCCACCAGCCAGTCTGCCGGCGTGGTCATCGACCAGCGACGATCCACCGACACGCGCGCCTCGTCGCTGCTGTCGGGTGCCATCGCGTTGACACTCGGGTTGGGAATGGCAGGGCTCGCGCCGGCGGCGTTGGCGCAGTCGGTGGAAGTGGGCGGCAATGCCAACTGCGTCGTGCTCAACAGCAAGATCCTCGACAGTTGCGTGGTGGATGGCAGCGCCAGCGCGACCGGCAGCAATGCGGTGGCCATCGGCAGCAACAGCACCGCGTCGGCCAACAACAGCGTCGCGCTCGGTGCCGGCTCCAAGGCCAACCGCGTCAACACGGTGTCGGTGGGTGACGCCGGCAAGGAGCGCCAGGTCACCAACGTGGCCGCCGGCACCGCCGCCACCGATGCGGTGAACAAGGCCCAGCTGGACAAGGTTGCAGTCGCTGCCGAAGGCGCGACCCGCTATTTCAAGGCAGACGGCGCAGGCAACAACAGTGACGCGGCCACGATCGACGGTGACGGCGCGCTTGCCGCCGGTGCCGGTGCCAACGCCGAGGGCGACGGCGCCACCGCCGTGGGGCAGGGCAGCCAGGCGCTGGCCAATGCCACCACGGCGACCGGCAGCCAGGCCATTGCGGCCGGCCTGGGCGCCAGCGCCTTCGGCCAGAACACGCTGGCCTTCGGTGACGCCAGCACGGCGGTGGGGCAGAGCGCCGCCGCTTTCGGCCTGGGCGACGTAGCGCTGGGCGCACATGCACTGGCCGCCAGCGAGAACGGTGCGGCCACCGCGATTGGCGGCCTGGCCGAAGCCAGCGCCGACGGTGCCACCGCCATTGGTGGCGGCGCATTGGCCATCGGCGCGGGCAGCACCTCGCTCGGCCGTGGCGCCGGCAGCGGCGGTGAAGCCTCGGTGGCGGTCGGCGCGTTCAGCGTGGCCGTGGCCGATTTCAGCGCTGCGCTCGGGTCCAATTCCGCGGCCGTGGCCGTGGGCAGCGTGGCGCTCGGCGCCGGCTCCTACGCCGATCGCATCGACACGGTATCGGTGGGCAACGGCGAAACCGGTCTGCGCCGCCAGATCACCAACGTGGCCGATGGCACCGACGCCAACGATGCAGTGAACAAATCCCAGCTGGATGCCGTGGGCGAAGTCGCGGCCACCACCAGCAAGTACTTCCAGGCCACCGGCAGCGACGACAGCGATGCCGGCGCGTACGCCGACGGCGACAACGCCACCGCCATCGGTGAAGCGTCCAACGCACTCGGCAACGGTGCCACCGCGCTGGGCAGCGGTGCCACGGCGGTGGCACAGAACGCCACGGCGGTGGGCTTCAATGCCGTGGCCACCGGCCAGAACAGCGCCGCCTTCGGCAACAACGCGCAGGCCAACGGCCCGGGCAGCGTGGCGGTCGGTGGCGCGGCGGTGGATGCCGATGGCAACCCGCTGATCACCAATGGCGGCGTGCCGGTCGATACCGGTGCCACCAGCGCCGGCGTCGGCGGTACCGCGGTGGGTGCCAGTGCCGAAGCGTCGGGCTTCGCCTCATCGTCCTACGGTGTCGGCGCGTACGCCGGCGGCGCGCAGTCGTCCGCCTTCGGCGCGGTGTCCAACGCCATCGGCGACTACTCCACCGCCGTCGGCACGCAGAGCGTGGCCACCGGCAACAGCAGCACCGCCATCGGCGGCCCCGCCGACCTGCTGCCGGGCCTGGGCTTCTTCGTGCAGACCCAGGCCAGCGGTGAAGCGGCGACCGCCGTGGGCGCCGGCGCCATCGCCAGCGGCGATTACGCCACCGCCAACGGCACCCTGACCGAAGCGTCGGGCACCGAAGCCACCGCCGTGGGCTACTTCGCCTATGCGCCGGGTGAGGGTGCCACCGCACTGGGCGCGGAAACCTGGGCCAGCGGCGAACTCAGCACCGCGGTCGGTTTCTACGCCACCGCACGCGGCGCCAACAGCGTCGCGCTGGGCGCCAATTCCACCGCCACCCGCGCCAACACCGTCTCGGTGGGCGACGTCGGCAACGAACGCCAGATCACCCATGTGGCGGCCGGTACCGACGCCACCGATGCGGTAAACAAGGCGCAGCTGGATGGCGTGGCCCAGGTGGCCAACGTCACCGCCAGCCGCTTCAAGGCCAATGGGTCCGATGACAGCGACGTGGGCGCCTTTGCCGACGGCGACGGCGCACTCGCCGCGGGCGAAGCCAGCAATGCGCTGGGCGCCGGTGCGGCCGCACTCGGCAACGGGGCCAACGCGCTGGGCGATGACACCGTGGCCGTGGGCCGCAACGTCAGCGCGAACGGCAACGGCAGCGTCGCCATCGGCGGCCTCGGCCAGGCCTATGACGAGTTCAACCAGCCGCTGGTCGATGCCGACGGCAACGCCGTCAAGGTAGGCACCACCGCGGCCCAGGATGCGGTGGCCGTGGGTGCGGGGGCATTGGCCACCGGCACCACCAGCAACGCGTTCGGCAGCGGCGCGCAGGCCACCGGCAACAACAGCCTGGCCGCCGGTTACAAGGCGCGCGCCACCGGCGACTACAGCGTTGCGCAGGGCGACAACGCCTTCGCCAGCGGCGAGGAAACCACCGCCACCGGCGCCTACGCCTGGGCCACCGAAGACGGTGCCACCGCGTTCGGCGCCAGTGCCTGGGCCACCGCTGCCAACGGCACCGCGGTGGGTCAGTCGGCGTGGGCCAGCGGCACCGGCTCCACTTCGATCGGCTACAACAGCTGGGCCCGCGGCAGCAGCGCCACCGCGCTGGGCCGGGGGGCGTTCGGCTACGGCGACAACAGCGTCGCGGTCGGCTTCCAGGCGCTGGGCAACAGTATCAACACCATCGCCATCGGCACCAACGTGGTGGCCGGCGGTGAAAGCGCGATCGGCATCGGCGCCGGCAGCAACGCCAGCGCGTCCAATGCGGTGGCACTCGGCGCCGGTTCGGTCGCCGACCGTGCTTACACCGTGTCGGTGGGCAGCAGCACCCGCCAGCGCCAGGTCACCAACGTCGCCGCCGGTACCCAGGGCACCGATGCGGTGAACCTGGACCAGCTCACCGACGCCACCGCGCAGTTCCAGGCCAGCGGTGACGGCGTGGCCGTGGCCGCTGGCGAGGAAAGCGTGGCCGCCGGTTCCAACGCGGCCACCGATGGCGATTACGCCACCGCCGTGGGCTCGGCCAGCTTCGCCGCCGGCAGCGGCGCCACCGCGCTGGGCAGCGGCGCGTTCGCACTGGCCGACAACGCCAGTGCGGTGGGCTTCAATGCACTGGCCAGCGGTGCCAACGCGATCGCCGTGGGCGCCAATGCGCAGGCCAGCGGCGAATACGCCACCGCCACCGGCGCCGAAAGCGAGGCCTCCGGCGAGCAGAGCACCGCCACCGGTGCGGCCAGCGTCGCATCCGGTGCGGGCAGCTTTGCCGGCGGTGCGTTGTCCGACGCGGCCGGCGAAGAGTCGGTGGCGCTGGGCTACTACAGCAGCGCCAGCGGCCAGGGCGCGACCGCCGTGGGCGCCGAAAGCGTGGTCAGCGGCACCTTGTCGGCCGGCTACGGCTTCGGTTCTGAAGCCACCGCCGGCTACACCACCGCCATCGGCGGCCTGGCCGTGGCCAGCGCCTTCAACGCCACCGCACTGGGCAGTTTCGCCCAGGCCACCGGGTCCAACAGCGTGGCCGTCGGCGGCGATGCCGAAGCCTCCGGGGCCTACAGCACCGCCACCGGCCAGGGCAGCCTGGCCACCGGCACCAACAGCGTGGCCGTGGGTGGTTCGCTGTTCGGCCTGCTGGCCACCGAAGCCTCGGGCAACTACTCCACCGCCGTGGGCGGCGGGGCGTGGTCGCCGGGCGTGAACAGCACCGCGCTCGGCAACGCCGCCACCTCCAGTGGTGAAAACAGCGTGGCCCTCGGTGCCGATTCCATCGCCGACCGCGACGACAGCGTGTCGGTGGGCAGTGCCGATGCGCAGCGCCAGATCACCAACGTCGCCGCCGGTACCGAAGGCACCGACGCGGTCAACCTCAACCAGTTGAACGCGGTAGCCGCCGCGGGCGAAGCCACCAGCAAGTACTTCCAGGCCAGTGGCAGCGACAACAGCGATGCCGGTGCCTACGTGGAAGGCGACGACGCCCTGGCCGCCGGTGAAGCGGCCAATGCGATCGGCGACGGTGCCACCGCACTGGGTGCCGGCGCCAATGCGCTGGCCGCCAGCAGTACGGCGGTGGGCACCAACGCACTGGCCAGCGCCGATGGCGCTGCGGCAGTGGGCAGCAATGCGCAGGCCACGGGCGAGAACAGCGTGGCGCTGGGCAGCAACGCCAGCGCCAGCGAGATCGGTGCCAGCGCGGTCGGCGGCGGTGCCATCGCCAGCGGCGCCTATGCCACCGCCAACGGCTTCGAGTCGTCGGCCAGTGGCCAGCAGGCCACCGCGACCGGCTTCCGCAGCACCGCCTCGGACGCGGGCGCCTCGGCGTTCGGCAGCTACAGCGAAGCCACCGGGCGCCTGTCCAACGCATTGGGCTACGGCGCGATCGCATCCAACGCCCTGGCTACCGCCGTCGGTACGTCGGCCACGGCCTCCGGTGCCAGTTCGGTGGCGCTGGGTGAATCCAGCGAAGCGACCGGCGATGAAAGCGTGGCCATCGGTGGCTCGACCTTCTTCGGCCTGCTGCCGGCCCGTGCCAGCGGCACCGGTGCGGCGGCGTTCGGTGCCGGTGCATGGGCAACCGACGACTACGCCACCGCGATCGGCTGGAACTCGTGGGCCGATGCGGCCAACAGCACCGCATTGGGTGCCAACGCCATTGCCGAAGGCGTCAACAGCGTCGCGCTGGGCGCCGGTTCGTCGGCCGAACGTGACAACACGGTCTCGGTGGGTACGGCCACTGCGCAGCGCCAGATCACCAACGTGGCCGACGGTACCGAAGGCACCGATGCAGTCAACGTCAACCAGTTGAGCGCCGTGGCCGAGGTTGCCGAGCAGACCAACCGCCAGTTCAAGGCGTCCGGCAGCGGCAATGGCGATGACGTGGGTGCCTATGTCGATGGCGCCTACGCCACCGCCGCCGGTGAAGCCGCCAACGCGTTCGGCACCGGGGCATCGGCCTATGGCAGCGGCGCGCTGGCCTCCGGTCGCAATGCGTCGGCGTCCGGTTTCAACGCCTCGGCCACCGCCGATTCGGCCACCGCCATCGGTGGCGCGCTGTACTACGAAGATGCCAACGGCAACGTGATCCTGGACAAGGCCACCAGCGCCAGCGGTACCGGCGCCACCGCGCTCGGTGCCGGTGCGCAGGCCACCGGGGTGTTCAGCACCGCCAGCGGCGCCGGCGCCACCTCGGCCGGGCTGCAGTCGGCAGCGTTCGGCTACAGCGCCGAAGCGGGTAGCGACTACAGCACCGCAGTGGGCGCGTTCAGCGCGGCGAGCGGGGTGCGGACCACCGCGCTCGGCTACGGCGCCGAAGCCAGCGGCGACTACGCTTCCGCACTGGGTTGGGGCAGCACCGCATCCGGTGCCTACGCCAACGCCATCGGCTATGCCTCGCAGGCCAGCGGCGCCAACAGCGTGGCCGCCGGTTCCAATGCCTGGGCCACCGCGGCGCAGACCACCGCTGTCGGCCAGCTGGCGTGGGCCACCTCGGCCGGCTCCACCGCGATCGGCCAGGACAGCTACGCCTACAGCGGCCTCAATGCCACGGCAGTGGGCAAGAGCTCCTCGGCCAGTGGCGCCGGCAGCGTCGCGCTGGGCGCCGGTGCACGCACCAGCGAAGCCAACGTGGTCTCGGTCGGTGGCGGTAACGGCACCACCGGTCCGGCCACGCGCCGCATCACCAACGTCGGTGCGGCCGTGAACGCCAACGACGCGGTGAACAAGGCGCAGCTGGACAGCGTGGCGGCCACCGCCGATGCGGTCGGCAAGCACTTCCAGGCCAGCGGCACCGGCGTGGCCACCGCCAGCGGCAGCGATGCGCTCGCCGCCGGGTCGGGCGCTGCCGCCAGTGGCAACCGCAGCAGCGCACTGGGCGCGGCATCGGTGGCCTCGGCCACGGGTGCCACTGCCATCGGCGCCGATGCATCGGCACGGGGTGACAACAGCACCGTGATCGGCCGCTCGGCCTCCACCAACGCCACCAACGGCGTGGCCATCGGCAACGGTGCCTTCGCCAGCAACGGCGCCGGCAGCATCGCCATCGGCGCGGGGGCCGGCGTGTCCGGCGCCGGTTCGGTGGCACTGGGTGCAGGCGCACGTGCGGTCGAAGCCAACGTGGTGTCGGTGGGCGGTGGCAACGGCACCGATGGTCCGGCCACGCGCCGCATCGTCAACGTCGCGGCCGGCCGCATCGCTGCCGGCAGCACCGATGCGGTGACCGGCGGCCAGCTCAACACCACCAACCAGCGCGTGGGCGCGGTGGAAACCCGCGTGGGTGACATCGACGAGCGCATCGGCTCGGTGGAAACCGTTACCGCCAATGCGCTCAGCTACGACGACGCCAGCCGCGACAAGGTCACCTTGTCCGGTGTGCAGGGCACGGTGCTGGACAACGTGGGCAGCGGGTCCATCGCTTCCGGCAGCCGCCAGGCCATCAACGGTGGCCAGCTGTTCCAGTCGCTGTCCGATGCCGCCAGCTTCCTCGGCGGTGGTGCCAGCGTGGGCATGCAGGGTGTGTTCGTGGCCCCCAACTATGTGATCCAGGGAACCACGTACAACAACGTGGGTGACGCGTTGGGTGCGCTGGACCGCAAGGTCAGCGACCTCGACCAGCGCGTGGCCGGTTCGTCCAACGCGCGTGCACGCAGCGCAGCGGCACCGTCGGCCAATGTGGCCAGTGCGTCGCTGGCCACGGCCGACGAGCGCGTGGCCACTGCCAGCGTGCAGGGCACCCCCACGGCCGCCAGTGCAGGCGGTGCGCAGGTGGCCAACGCACCGGTCGCCGCCGCACCCACGGCCGTCAACGCGGTTGCCATGGGCGATGGCGCTGTCGCCAGCGGGGCCTCGGCCACCGCGATCGGCCAGGGGGCCACCGCAACAGCGGCCAACTCGGTCGCGCTGGGCCAGGGCTCGGTTGCCGATCGTGCCGATACGGTGTCGGTGGGCAGCGTGGGTAACGAACGCCAGGTGGCCAACGTTGCCGCCGGCACGCAGGCCACCGATGCGGTCAACAAGGGCCAGCTGGACGGCGGCATCGCCACGGCCAACAGCTACACCGACCAGCGCTTCGGCGCGATGGCCGACAGCTTCGACATCTACAAGGGCGAAATCGACCAGCGTCTGCGCCACCAGGACCGTCGCATCGATCGCCAGGGTGCGATGAGCGCGGCGATGCTCAACATGGCCACCAGCGCCGCCGGCGTGCGCACCCAGAACCGGGTGGGCGTGGGCGTGGGCTACCAGGGTGGGGAGTCGGCGTTGTCGCTGGGCTACCAGCGTGCGCTCAGCGAGCGTGCCACGGTGACCATCGGCGGTGCCTTCAGCAGCGATGACAGCTCGGTGGGCGTGGGTGCCGGCTTCGGCTGGTAA